Proteins from a single region of Chitinibacter bivalviorum:
- the wrbA gene encoding NAD(P)H:quinone oxidoreductase — MTEILVLYYSTHGATRQMAQLIARGVESVAGASARLRTVPRVSTVCEATEPAVPDAGAPYVELKDLQECAGLALGSPTRFGNMAAPMKYFWDSTIAEWLQGTLIGKPACVFTSSGTLHGGNESTLLTMMLPLLHHGMVIVGTPYSEQALMSTTTGGTPYGPSHWAGTESNQPISEAERQLCIAQGKRIAQIALKLQGGEA, encoded by the coding sequence ATGACTGAAATATTGGTGTTGTATTACTCCACGCACGGCGCCACGCGGCAGATGGCGCAATTGATCGCGCGTGGTGTTGAATCGGTAGCGGGCGCCAGCGCACGGCTGCGAACTGTGCCGCGAGTTTCGACGGTATGCGAAGCCACCGAGCCAGCCGTACCCGATGCTGGCGCGCCGTATGTAGAGCTCAAAGATTTGCAGGAATGTGCTGGTTTGGCCTTGGGTAGCCCTACTCGCTTTGGCAATATGGCTGCGCCGATGAAATATTTCTGGGATTCAACAATCGCCGAGTGGTTGCAAGGTACTTTGATTGGCAAGCCCGCCTGTGTGTTTACCAGCTCTGGTACTTTGCACGGTGGCAATGAATCAACATTGCTGACGATGATGTTGCCGTTGCTGCATCACGGCATGGTGATCGTCGGTACGCCTTATTCCGAGCAGGCCTTAATGTCGACGACCACGGGCGGTACGCCATACGGTCCAAGTCATTGGGCGGGAACGGAATCCAATCAACCTATTTCTGAAGCCGAGCGCCAGCTCTGCATCGCGCAAGGTAAGCGCATTGCGCAAATTGCGCTCAAACTGCAAGGGGGCGAAGCATGA
- a CDS encoding DUF2069 domain-containing protein produces MTLSPKQLPIWQWTTVVCVLGMVLLTMLWELWLSPLYPGGSWLAAKALIMLLPLRGLLHGRRYTFQWYTMFVLLWLLEGIMRAYAETGMGRWLACLQVAFAVISYTSANLYAKYSRPSILANYQAE; encoded by the coding sequence ATGACACTAAGCCCGAAGCAACTCCCCATTTGGCAATGGACAACGGTGGTATGCGTACTAGGTATGGTATTGCTTACTATGCTATGGGAATTATGGCTTTCGCCGCTATACCCCGGTGGTTCATGGCTGGCGGCCAAAGCACTGATCATGCTGCTGCCACTGCGTGGCCTATTGCATGGCCGCCGCTACACCTTTCAGTGGTACACGATGTTTGTGCTGCTCTGGTTGCTCGAAGGTATTATGCGCGCCTATGCTGAAACTGGAATGGGGCGCTGGTTGGCTTGCCTGCAGGTGGCATTTGCGGTGATCAGCTACACCAGTGCTAATCTGTACGCCAAATATTCGCGCCCTAGCATTTTGGCCAACTATCAGGCCGAATAA